Genomic window (Phragmites australis chromosome 5, lpPhrAust1.1, whole genome shotgun sequence):
AGAGAGGTATGAATGAGCTAACAATATATAGAGTAGTTCGATCAGTATCTTTATTTTCTATTGTCACAGTGCTGGATGTGCTTGTGTTTATGATGGATATATGCTCGTAGGAAGACAAGACCTAAACTTACAGTTGAGATCTTTGTGTATCTCTTCTTCAGTGCAGTGCTTGGGTAAGTGATAGATGCATGCAACCATCATCCATCATTCTTGATGCTTTCAGCAAGCGCTAACTTCTCTTGTTGTTGCACCGTACCTGCAGTGCCTCACTTACTCAGTGGCTATTTTTCGTGGGGCTACAATACACTACAGCAACATTTGCATGTGCCTTCATCAACATGACTCCAATGTTCACTTTCCTTGTGGCACTTCCCTTTGGGTACCAAGCTAGTATTTCTTCACTTCACTTTTTTACAATGCAGCTATTATGTCCTCTAATTCTCAGTTCTATACATGCCGTGTGCATTATTACTgccagaaaaaagaaattaataTGCAAGTTCCACTGCAGGATGGAAAAGCTAGTCCTGAAGACTGGAGCCGGCATAGCAAAGGTGATTGGCACAACAGTAGGGTTCACAGGAGCTATGCTGCTTGCACTCTACCAAGGTCCATCACTGATCAAATCCCCATCCCCACCAATGGAGTCTGTAGCTGGGGCATCACCACAGCAAGGGCCCACCGTGGGCCATGGTGCTCATAGATGGGTGATTGGGTCCTTGGCCCTGCTGGCCGGATCAGCATGTTGGTCCTTCTGGTTCATTCTCCAGTCAAGGCTGGGGAAGAAGTACCCAGCACTCTACTCTGGAACTGCCTTCGTGTTCTTGCTCAGCTTTCTTCAGATGGCTGCTGTTGGGCTAGCTACAGAGAAAGACTTCTCTGTGTGGATCCTAAGAAGCAAGCTCCAGATCATCACTGTGCTGTTTATGGTAAGCAGGATCATTGATAGAAAAAGATCAATGCTATAAGTTTCTCTATGGAGAAAAAACGATCACGATGATTGAACTAtttcttgacaaaaaaaaaatcattgtatTGTCTCAGGGGATAATGGGGTCTGGAACAGGTTTCTTGGCCATGTCTTGGTGCATAGAGCAAAGAGGTCCAGTCTTCACAACTGCATTCACACCTCTGATCCAAGTTACAGCAGCTGGTGTCAACATCGTTGCTCTCCACGAACAGCTCCATGTTGGAAGGTATACATCACCCTTATTTACTTCATGTGCTCATTTCATTTTCATCGTCAAACTATATATTTATCTGACAGCAGCTTCACCACCGGATTCATTCTCAAGTAGATATACTTTTAATTGTGTCTATTGGTTCTCTAGTGTGCTGGGTTCTGCTCTTGTGGTTGCTGGGTTATACTTTGTCCTCTGGGCAAAAACCAAAGAGGCATCAGATGCTCCTCCATCCAACACTGAATTGGAAGAAAAATCCAAGCAAGCAACGCAGACAGAGGTTGTATGATAAGCAGCAGGCATAACAAAAAGGAGGAAGTTTCTACGTGCGGGATCGAggatctgaaaaaaaaagaactaggATCTTATTTAATTTCCTCCTTTGTCGGAAACAAGAGAAATCAATTTTATTCtcagaaagaaaagagagagagataaatcAAGTTTTGTATGTCCAAACCGGTCTATCGTCAACTCAAGTTTTGTATGTCCAAACTGGTCTATCGTCAAGTCTTGTTTTGTATGTGCATACCAGTCTATGCTCAGAGTTATGTATTCGCTCAGAGCAAAAGAGACTACGCTATTATGAGTTATAAAATTGAATTTTATGAAGTAGTCTACCCAGATCTTAAATCAAGCATATCACCTTTTGAATCTGGAAATATTCTGTTTCCATTAGAAATTTGAATTTCGACTTGAATATCAATCTGAATAGAAAACTTTCAGCATTACGAAAGTGGCAACTTCCAATCTCCCAGCACAGTGGTCAGCTAAAACTAAGACGAGGCAACGACGACACAATGGGTAACGGAAAGTACAGGTTGCGTTTTAGTGCATGGTGGCGTCATGTGCTTTCGTACGAGACAACTGATTTTCAGAAAAGGAAAATCAACTGGTCGCCCGCCCACCTTCCGGTTCATAACAGACATCTGTGCTGATTATTGAACCGACATTGCACTATCGCTACTAATTTAAACCAGAATCAGTAGTGagtatattattattatcagtTTAAAAATATCTTTAAGGCTAATTTTTTTCACCGAACCACTCACCTATGTTATGTACATAGTCGTAGGGGAGTTAAAGAGTAGATTTCTCATCTTATGTGAAGTCTCCTTACTATCTCACATATTACTGATTGCTGAGAGTAATAAGACATGTTTTGTTTTTGACCCTTGTTGTCCCAAAAGTgtgatgattatttggatatcaaAATTATGTTAAACAAAAAACTTATCAAccacaaaattgtagatctcgttcagaactatatttttatataaaaattgtttcCATCCAACTCCATATGTAAATCTATGAATTTCTAAAGACGGTTGCAAACCATTATTACTATCAGTTCGTAACACGGTTCTTGACACtgtcactgtcggttcttgacACTATTATCGCTACCAGTTTCATATAGCGGCGATACTCCctccattatcactgtcggttttttaCCATTATTACTGTCGACAATATAAAAAACTAACACTAATACTATCATTGACGGTTCTTCCACTACTAGTTCTTTCTGAATATACTATATTATTGTCGGTTTTTAAAGAACCAACCGTGATAGAGGGTCATGAATTGatgtttatgtagtagtgctaCCATGCAATACAATCGAATACATTTTTTATTTGTACATCCTGTATATAAAAGTACGAGATTAAAAAATGCCATATCCATGCATGTGCTTCATACATCTTATCTCAACCATTCATTAGTTTGACCATGCAATGAAACTATTATTGGTATATCATTTAGTGGCTTCCGTTAATGTTTCAATTTGTGcgcatatatacacacacatacatacatacaccgCTCGTATCTGTTGCATTCGTGTGGCTGAGATCTAAGCTATTTGTACCACATTTTAGTTGCATTTACACATATATTGTTTAAACACCATCCATCAACGAACGGGAAGACCCATGTGTTATCTTATAACCATGACAACCCAATGCCATTGGCCGCCTCTGTTGCATGCGTTTCCTATCGTTCCCATCACACGTGTCACATGTTCCTAACCTATCCTTCTCTAGTCGATAATGGTGAAACAAAATATTACCAATTACAATTGTATATCGACACATGAGTTTGGGGTGCATGAAAACTACTCAATTGGATACTGAATTAAGGGAAATTGGTTGGTTCCCAGGGAGCCGGCGTCCCAATAATTAAAATATGATTAATTCAGCATTGTTGTAATGTTTcaaaaattccataaaaaacaTGTGTATACACATGTTTTTTCAAATTCATCTTTAATATCGAGATTCGAAAAGGCAGAAGTGGTGCTGTTAGCACATGATGAACCATGCTCGCTGGATATTGGTTACTTGTCTATTTTGTTTCTTGACATTTATCTAGGATGAATTTGAAATTGGATTTTTGCATGTTTAGTTAAATTTATGTGTATTACATGCACGTAAGATTTTTTGAAACGTTGCAATATGCTGATTGAATTTTCCAATGAGGGTGCTGGAACCCTGTATACAAAATCTGAACTCATGAATTAATGCCTGCTGAAATTGCCACGTTTCGCTCGATCCTAAATAATCCGAACTTCCTCCCTATGTATCGAAAATAATCCGACAAACCTCACATGCATAAGACCTTGTCTTATATGATTATTTTCCATGTGTGTCATTTGACCTCGTTTGTCTGTCACAAACTAATTTGGCTCCATAACATCCAAGGGCACGCGCGGTCAACAAAAGTGGATCTCACATATATTATATAGCATCCActcatctcttcttcttcttcccagcCCTTCCTTCTTCCTTCCTCTTTTATTTTAACTTGCCTCTTAGCAATTATATTTGTCATGCGTACCAGCTGCTACCTTCAGCCCAAGGTTTTATTTTTTCCTCTTCTGGATATGATTACATCAGACCGTATGGTTGTTTTTCGTATTCCAACGACACAACGGCCTCTTGCATTCCAAATAAATTCGCAGTTGACGCAAAGGGGTTATTAATACAATGGTGAGTTTCCTCGAATCTTTTGTTATTTGATTGATTTCATCCATGCTATCTCCCTTTAGGCCTGTTTGTCTTAgcttttaatttgattttgattttagtCTGAAATCAGTGGAACTTAGCTCCACAAACCAATGCACAGGTAGGAACCAGCCAAGGTGATGGATGGTGAGACATTGGGACGTATGCCAGCAACATCAACATTCATGGTAAATTCAAGAGGCCAGATACTAGTAATTATTTTCCCTGTTTGCAACTTGCATATCAAAATGGAAGCTTCCCTGTTGCAAGGTTGCATCAAGTTAGTTACTTGCCTAAAGTTATCACAAACAGAAGTTCTATGTAACAAACGAGTAAAAAAATTTGTGAAGCACCTCAAATTTGTAACATTCATATTGCGTGAAGATTCGCATTTCGCCCAGTGGGGCTGTTCTTCTCCCATATTGTGAGTTAATTAGGGAGGGGTGGTAGAGGGAGCAGAACTCACCATCCGCTAGAACAGAGGAGGGTGTTGTGTGGTGAAGGGCCTACAGAATATGAGGCAATGATAATCCCGGTGATATCTTCCAATCACCATGCCCATTCTGAAGTTTATAATCCTCCTTGAGGTAGACTGAAGAGTAGAGTTCTCGCGCCTTGTAGGTGCCAAGCGGAGCCAGAGGCAAATTGAAACGCAAGACGACATCTGTTGacgcatgcggtgttgatttcCACCTAGAACGTGTGCCAAGGAGGGGAGTTTAGGTGGACTCGATTCTCCTTGTGGAGCGCCATTGTCGGTTTTATTTGCGATGGGACTCTCATGCCCAAAGTTAACATCTGGCTGATCCTCAGGATGATCAGTAGAGATCGCATTGATGCCATAATCCTCCATATCTTCTTTGTTTGTAGATGGGTCAAAGTTTGAGAAGTGAGATTCGTCCTCCGAAATCTCCTTCTCTATATTGGCCATTACTCGGTAGTGAGAGCTACCGAAAGTCAAGGCTACAGTCATAGTTAATTAGGTTTATGACCCACAAGCCATATGATCACGTGAGTGGTCATCTTGACCAGCAAACCCTAGGGTTTGTCATCAAAATTCACCATTGAAGATTGAGAAACCTCCATCAATTCGTCAGGCTTTACATAGATGTTAAGCCCAAAGTCATCGTAGAACCCATCATCAGAGTAGCCCAATATCAGAGACTTGATGCGCTTAGTTGATAAAGACATGTCTCACCGTATCACCATGGCCAGCGGTAGCTGTCGACGATTAGTAAAGTAGATTATGCgaatatttatttaaagtaaGAATACCTTGTCATCAACTGTGCATATCGAAAAAGAGAACACATAATTTTATGCAGGTTCATGtatcccttaggataatagctctacgtcCTATTTCGTCTtgattaattttagaaaaagataattataataggggtgtgtctagatctaatccTATGGATCTCGGCGAGGTATCTCGGGTTCTAAGTCTTGAAACCCTTGCCGAATGAATCTTATCATGTTATGACTTTATTGTGGATCTCAATAGGTTGTCTTTGCTCCTATCCGACTCGACTTGCTCTGTATGGCTAGTCCAACCCCTTGCCTGGAATTCAAGTGTCTGGCTTAGAATCCCCTCTCTCTGGACGCACTCcctcccctccttatatagtcaaGTCAAGGGAACATATCATACTTGGAGTTTCTGAGTGTAACCTTCCCAGAATATATGTAAGGCTCCTTCCTAATCCGAGGATGGTTTTCGTGTAGATCATGATGAATTGCCTAAAATATCAACACATGCCTTATTTACTATATAGCGGTTGTGCAAACTAGCGTATCAAGTTAAGGACATGTGTATAGTGAATACTTGTTCTAAAGATATATTATAtttctattaaatatatataattattaattaattattccTCGTCAAGTTCCCTGTCACGTCGTAGATTATTCCAAAATCATCTACA
Coding sequences:
- the LOC133917337 gene encoding WAT1-related protein At3g30340-like, encoding MGRYALGDCKPTATMLAVVVVFAVLNTLTKMAFNQGMHTTVLITLRQLTAFIFLAPIAYFRERKTRPKLTVEIFVYLFFSAVLGASLTQWLFFVGLQYTTATFACAFINMTPMFTFLVALPFGMEKLVLKTGAGIAKVIGTTVGFTGAMLLALYQGPSLIKSPSPPMESVAGASPQQGPTVGHGAHRWVIGSLALLAGSACWSFWFILQSRLGKKYPALYSGTAFVFLLSFLQMAAVGLATEKDFSVWILRSKLQIITVLFMGIMGSGTGFLAMSWCIEQRGPVFTTAFTPLIQVTAAGVNIVALHEQLHVGSVLGSALVVAGLYFVLWAKTKEASDAPPSNTELEEKSKQATQTEVV